The genomic interval GGGCATCTTCACCACGGAAAACGCGCAGGTGATCTTCGTCGACACACCGGGCATCCACGAGCCGCTGCACAGACTCGGTGAACGCATGAACAGCGAGGCGGAGAGCAGCCTCGAGGACTCCGATTTGATCCTGGTCATCTTCAGCCTGCGCGTTCCGCCAACGGCAGACGATCGTCGCGTGGCGCAGCACATCCAGAAGTATCGAAAGAAAAAACCCGTCCTGTCGGCGCTGAACAAAATGGATCTCCTCGAAGCCGATGAGTTATCCGAACGGATTAAAACTTTCGAAGCGCTGCTGCCGGACGTGGAGATGATCCCCGTCTCGGCGACGTTGGGGGACAACCGCGAGCGCTTGCTGGATCGCATCATCGCCCTGCTCCCTGAAGGTCCGCAGTATTATCCCCAGGAGCAGATTACCGACCTGTACGAACGGGAGATCGCCGTCGATCTGATCCGCGCCGCCGCGCTGCAGAACCTGCGCAACGAAGTCCCGCACGCCATCGCCGTGCGCATCGACGAATACAAGGACCGGAACGATCACGGCGCCTACATCGAAGCGACGCTCTTCGTGGAGCGCGAATCGCAAAAGGGCATCGTCATCGGCAAGGGCGGGAGTATGCTCAAGGTAATCGGAAGCAGCGCCCGCAAGGAGATCGAAGCGCTGACCGGGCGCAAAGTCTTTTTGAAGCTGCGCGTGAAAGTGCTGCGCGGCTGGCGCAACGATCCCAACGCGTTGAAGCGCTTCCAGTACGGAAACGATCAGAAATAACGATGTAAAGTGGAGCGAAGATTCGGTGGCGAAACGAAAGAAGAAAGGCACGCGCACGAGCACCTTCGGTGCACCGGGACGCATCAGCCACGATTCGTCGCCCTTCTACAACAGCCGGCTTTATGAAGGTCAAAACAATAACCAGGAGATCGAGTACGTCGAAAACGAAATTCCACCCGAACAACTCGATCGAATCTACCTGCAATCCTCCGAGGACATGTCCGCGCTGCCGGACAACAGCGTCCACTTGATGGTGACCTCACCGCCCTACAACGTGCAGAAGGAATACGATCGGGACCTCACCCTGGAAGAATACCTCGGTCTGCTTCGCCGAGTCTTTCGGGAGGTTAACCGCCTGCTCGTGCCCGGTGGGAGAGCTTGCGTCAACATTGCCAACCTCGGCCGCAAGCCCTACATCCCGCTGCACGTCTACGTCATTCACGACATGCTCGAGCTCGGATACCTGATGCGCGGCGAAATCATCTGGGACAAGGCGGCCAGCGCCAGCACCTCGACCGCCTGGGGTTCCTGGCTCTCCGCCAGCAATCCCGTGCTGCGCGACGTACACGAGTACATACTCGTGTTTTCCAAGCAGACCTTTTCCCGTCCGGGGAAGGATCGGGAAAGCACGATCGAGCGCGACGAGTTCCTCTCCTTCACCAAGAGCGTCTGGACCTTCCCTGCCGAGTCTGCACGCGCCGTCGGGCATCCCGCACCTTTTCCGGAGGAACTGCCCCGCCGGTTGATCCAGTTGTATACATTCGAGGGCGACGTCGTGCTCGATCCATTCTGCGGCTCCGGGACGACCTGCGTGGCCGCCAAGAATACGGGACGGCATTTCCTGGGATATGAGATCAACGCCGAATACGTGCAAAAAGCTGAAGAGCGGCTGAAGGCTTAGGAAAGGCCTTGAGCAGCCGAAACGAAATCCAATAGGAGATAGATCATCATGTGGATGCTTCTGACCAGCGCTTGTATCGCCATCGTCGATTGGATCGCCGTCGCACGCCAGAATCGTACGCTCGAGATCGTCGCCAAACCCGCCACGCTGCTGGCGCTGTGCGTCTGGTTCGGCAGTTATCCGGCGGCGAGGAGTTCGACCGTCGGTGTGCTGTTCTTACTCGGACTCGTGTTCTCCCTTTTGGGCGATATCTTCCTGCTCTTCCCCGGGGTACATTTTCTCAAGGGCTTGATCGCCTTTCTCCTGGCGCATCTGCTCTATATCGCAGCATTCAACTCGACCGGACCGATCCTGACGCTGCCTGCAATTCTCCTCGCCGTTCCGATCGTCATCGCAGCGCTGCTGATCTTGCGCCGTCTGATCGCCAGCCTGAAGGAACACGGAAACGAGGCGATGATCGTGCCGGTCAGCGTCTATGCCCTCGTCTTGAGTCTCACCTTGTGGTCCGCTTCGACCACGCTCTTCCGGAATGATTGGTCCCTGCGGGCGGGAACGCTGGCGGCCGCCGGCGGCGTCCTGTTTTTCGTCTCCGATGCGTCCATCGCCTGGAACCGCTTCGTCGGTCCGCATTGGGGCGGCCGCTTGTTCGAGATCGTGACCTACCATCTGGCGCAAATCGGGTTGGCCGCCGGGATCTTGATCTCGATCGGGGCGCTCGGCTGATCCTGGCAGACGCACGAGGCGCTTTACTCGAATAAATTCAAACCAGGCGCAGCCTGCCGTGGACGCTTCGGCACGGTACGATCCTGTATCTGACCATCGCCTATAGGGAGTCGTCGTCTTACGACTTTAAGAAATATTCGGATTCGATGGATCGCCCATCTACGTTCTGCGGCATACGCAAAAAGCCGGCGAGCAGCGGATGCACCTGGCGCACCTTCTCGGCCACGAGCAGCGCGATACGGCGCATGGAGAAATGTGCGTTGGGCCTGGCCCGCAATTCACACAGGTGAAAGACCTCGCGCAAATTCAGCGTACACAGCACGCGGCGGTTGAAGCCGTTGGGGACGATGTAGGAGGCGGCGTAGAGATTCTCATCCGCCAGGCTGCGATACGCATTTGCAGCTTTTTCCATACTCTCGCAATAGGTATCTTCGAAACCGGCATCGGCGATCAGGCGCGGAACGGCGTATCCCAGATCGGGGGTCAGGCGCTGCGGAGTTTGCGTCATCATGCGGTGGCGTTTGAGTTCGAAATAGGCGCCCTGATCCAGGACGATGTCGAACGTGTAAACGGCGTGCTCCAACGCGCGCAGGGGTGCGTCGAATTTATCCATGCGGCCCAGGATCGCTTCCGCCAAACCCCGGCGTTCTTTCGCAGACATGCTTCGAACGGCCGCTTCAGCCGCCTCGAACGAACTGCCGGAGTGTTCGTACAGCGCCGCCGCCAGGACCCGCAGCTCCCCTTCGGAGTCGTAGGTCGTCAACACCACGGATTCCTCTGCCGGTGAATGCTCTAATTCCACCGCCCGCTGCGTCAGATCCCGCTCGGTTTCCACACGGTAGGGAACCTCGCTCGCGTACTTGACCAACGTGGGCACTTCTTCTTGCGCCACGGCTTTCACCGCCTCGCCGATCTCGCGCACTTCTGTCAGGGGGTGCGACAACATCTTACGCAGCGCGTGCTCCAACACCCGCGCGTTTACCGTCATGCCCAGGTTGGCAAACGCTGCACTCGGCAGCAGGAAACGACACGAATCGACGTACTTCGAGCGGATGCGCCGATCCCAAGCTTCGTCCGACTCGTTTTCCCTGGGTGGATGCTGTTCGCGAACGATCCGGCGCGCCGGTTCGAGCGATTGCCGATAGGCTTCGAACAGCGCGTCGCACGTCTCTCGATATTTACTTGCGTTCGAACCACTGTGAAAGGCTGCGGGCCAGTGATAGCCGCCGGGCTGCCACTGCTGGTAACGCGTAGACTTTTCCGTGTAGGACGCCAGGCGGTTCGATTCGATGCACTCGATAGCCAGACGGGAAACGTTCTCGAATGCGATGTGCAGCACCGCGTGTTCCGCTACCGATCCGTGGCCGTACCCCACGACCCATTTCTCGTGGAACTCCGCCGATTGCTCGTCGCTCAGTTCCTCGGCGATTTCCTGGAACGATAACGGAGAACGGGAGGTTTTGGCGAAGGCGACCGCGATCGTCTCCGGACTGAGACGCTTCGGGGAGAGAAGGTAAATTCGACGTTGAAGGTCCTCAGGCATTTTCTCCCTCCAGAGTTGGCTCCAGAATCGACCGCGCCCTGCGGATATCGTCTTTGATTTGCTGGATCAGATCATCCGGAGACGCAAAGCGTCGTTCAGCCCGCAGCCGCTCGACGAAACCCACACGCAGGTGCTGGCCGTAGAGATCGCCGTTGAAATCCAGGATATGCGTTTCGACTGTAGGAGGCACGGGTTCGCTTTCGAAGGTCGGCCGCACGCCGATGTTCGTCACCGCCGGCCGGCGTTTGCCGTCGTACTCGACGGTGCAGGCATAGACGCCCGATCCCGGGTACGCACGTTCCTCCTGGATTTGCAGATTCGCGGTCGGGATCCCCAATTCCCGTCCCCTGCCCACGCCCTGCACGACATCACCCGGCAGCACGAAGATTCGTCCCAGATAATGCGCCACGCGTGCAACCTCCCCTGAAAGTAATGCCTGGCGCACGATCGACGATCGCACCGTTTCGCCGTTGAGCGTGAAGGGGGGGAAGATTTTTACTTCGAACGCATACTCGCTGCTCACCGACTCGAGATAGGCGCGGTTTCCCGTGCGGTCCCGGCCCAGCGTGAAATCTTCACCGATCCACAATCGTTTGAATGAAAGCTGACGATGGAGGAGATCCAGGAAATCCCTGGCAGAAACGCGAGACAGGGCGCGGTCGAATCGCTGCGTCACGACGTAGTCGACGCCCAACGCCCCGATAAGATCGGCTTTTTCATCCGGCAGAGTGATGTAGAACGATGGACTGCGGCTGCGGAGCACGACCGAGGGATGGGGATAGAAAGTAAGCACGACGGCAGGAAGATCGCGATCGTGAGCGTCTGAAACCATGGCCCGGATCAACGCCTGATGCCCGACGTGTACGCCATCGAAGGCGCCGATCGTCAAGCCACAACCTGGCAAATGGAGTGAATGGATGTCATGCAGGTGCTGCATGCCTGTTTTACCTTGGGAATACCTTGCGGGGATGCCACTCCTTGCCGTCTTCGACAGCTTCAAGAATCGCCACGAGATCCCCGTCCGGTCCAATCGCTCGTGCGATGCCCGTCGCTTCGGATTTTGCCTCAATCCGATGGCCGAAAAGGATCTTTTCCAGGTCCTCCCCCTCGACGTTTACGATGGGAACATCGGGCAGGGCATCTGCTGCCGGACGTACATACTGCTCCCACTTTCCTGTCAGAAATCCAACTTCCAATTTCGGCAGCGGTATCGCATCTTCCAACGTAAATGGACCTGCCTTCGTGCGCTGCAATTTCGCCAGATGGGCGCCGCAAGAAAGCTTTTCGCCGAGGTCGTTCGCCAGGGAACGGATGTACGTCCCGGCCGTGCATTCGACATCGAGAACGACGTCGGGGGGTTTGTAACTGACGATATCAATGTGGTGAATTGTGACCTGGCGTGGCTCCAGGTCCACCTCTTTCCCCTTGCGTGCCAGTTCGTAAGCCTTTTTTCCGCGTATTTTAATGGCGCTGAACGGCGGCGGTACTTGTTCGATTTCGCCCCGGAAGTCATCCAGCGCCGCTTCAATCTCGGCGCGTTTGGGCACCTTCCCGGTTTCGCGCACGACCGGACCTTCCGAATCATAGGTCTCGGTCGACGACCCAAAACGAACAACCGCCTCGTAACGTTTGGAAGATGTTGAGAGATACTCACTCAACCGGGTTGCCGCTCCCAAACACAGCACCAAAACCCCCGACGCCCGCGGATCGAGCGTTCCCGCATGACCGACTTTGCGTATCCCCATGCCTCGACGGACGAGGGACACGATCTTGTGCGACGTCGGACCTACGGGCTTATCCACAATTAACAAACCAAACACACTCATTTATCCAACTCCATTACGCCGTTCAACGCTCCCAATGAGGCGGAGAGGACGTTCCGCTTGACCGTTCCGAGCTCCCCCGAAATTATAGCGCCTGCGGCCTGATGATGGCCTCCCCCTCCAAAAGAGGTCGCAAGTTCAGCGACGTTCACATCATCCTTGGAGCGCCAACTGATTTTAACCGATCCACCCTCCTGTTCCACCAGCAGGACGGCGATCTTCGCGCCCTCGATGGTCGAAAGGACGTTGATCAAATCGGCGTCATCGATGCCCGGATAACCGGCGATGTGCCGGTCTTCGAGGCTCAGGCTGGTAATGATGACGCCATCGTGACGCTCCAACCGGGAGAGACCTTGGCCCCAGTAGCGCGCCGCGGCGAAAGTCCTCCGATTCAACGAGTTCTGATAGACCTCGGTCAACTCCGCTCCGTACTCGATCAGCGCTGCCGCGACGCGCAGGGTTTTCGCCGTGACGTTCGACGTTCGAAAACCGATCGTATCCGTCACCAATCCCAGCATGAGATGCGTCGCGATCTGCGCATCCAGCGGAAGATCCAACTCGAGCAGAAAATCATAGAGGACCTGCGTCGTTGCAGCAGCGGTTGGCTGGACGATGTTGATTGCGGCAAAGTCTGTGTTCGTCGGATGGTGATCGATGTTGAGGTCCGGCTGGCCTTTGAGCGCAGCCTCATCGATCCCCAGCCTGCCCAGATCCGACACGTCCACTGCGATCAGGGCGCCGTAATCCGCCGGAAATTCCGTACGGATCTCATCCGTATTGGCGATGAAATTCAGCGTTTGCGGCACACCATCGACGAGAATCGGCGTCGCTCGCTTGCCCATCTGCCGAAGGCTCCGGGAGAGCGCAAGCAAACTCCCCACGGCATCTCCGTCCGGACGGATGTGGCCTACAATGACGAAGTCGTCCTTCGCTTCGATTAGCCTGCCCGCTTTGAGAATTTCAGACTTCACTCATATCCCCATCATCCCCCTTTTCATGATCCAGCATATCGAGAAGCTCATCGATTCGTGCGCCGCGTGTTTGGGATGCATCCCATCGAAAACGAAGTTTTGGAAACTGTCGTAATCGGATGCGGCCAGAAAGCTGTTTACGGATATATCCAGACGCTCCTTCGAGCGCGTGCAGCACTTCATCGCGGCGGTCATCGGAACCGATCGCCGTGACGTAAATCGTCGCATAAGTCAACTCACGATCCACATCTGCAGCCGTCACCGTCACCATCGAAAGCCGGGGGTCTGACATTTCGCGCTGCATCAAGACCGCCAGCTCCTCGCGGATGCGATCGCCTATCCTGCGCGCTCTTGCCTGACTCACCATGGCACGTCTCTATTCAACCGCGACGGTCTCTTCCGTGAAACACTCGAGTATGTCGCCCTCTTTGAAATCATCGAAGCCTTTGACCCCAATGCCGCATTCGAAGCCTTCGCGTATCTCGCGCTCATCATCTTTGCCGTGCTTAAGTGAGGTTACGGGTCCTTCATACAAGACTTCGTCCCCTCGACGAACGCGTATATTGGCGTTGCGGCGGATGACGCCCTTCGAGACCACGCATCCCGCGATGTTACCCAGCTTGGGGATACGAAAAACCTGGCGGACATCGGCGCGCCCGATGACGACGACCCGTTTTTCCGGCTCGAGCATGCCTTTCAAAGCCTTCTCGATATCTTCCGTCAAACGGTAGATGATGTCGTACAGCCGGATATCGATGCCTTCGACTTCAGCCGCTCGTTTGGCGGCCTGATCGGGAGCGACGTTGAACCCGATCACGATCGCATCCGAAGCGGTGGCGAGCATGATATCGCTTTCGCTGATGTTGCCGGTGTCCGCGTGAAGCACGTTCACTTGAATGTCACCCGCACTGAGCTCGCGCAGCGAATTCGTGATCGGCTCGAGCGAACCTTGAACGTCGGCCTTGATAACCAGGCGCAGCTCCTGCGCCTCACCGGCCTGGAACGCATCGAAGATCTGTTCCAGGGACATCGCCGGGGGTTTCGATTTGCGTTCCTCCTCGGCCATCTTTCGATCCAACGTAGCGTTGCGCGCTTCGCGTTCCGATTCGTAGACCGTAAACAATTCGCCCGCCATCGGGACGTCGGATAGCCCGAGTATCGAAACCGGCGTGGACGGTGGCGCTTCTTCCACCGCATTGCCCTGGTAATCGAACATGGCCCGGATGCGCCCACAGGAAGTGCCCACAGCGATGAAATCTCCGACCCTCAGGGTGCCATTTTGCACCAGCAGGGTCGCCACGACGCCCTTGCTTTTATCGAGCTCGCCTTCGATCACAGTTCCCAGCGTCTTCCCGTTGGGATTGGCTTTGATCTCGGTGGCATCGGCGACCAGCAGGATCGCCTCGAGTAAATCCTCGATCCCCGAGCGCAGTTTTGCCGATACAGGAACAACCATCGTGTCGCCTTCCCAGTCGTCCGGCTGCAGACCCACGTCCGCCAATTCCTGTTTGACACGATCGAGGTTGGCTGAATCACGATCGATCTTGTTCAGCGCCACCAAAATCGGAACCCTCGCTGCGCGTGCATGCGCCAGCGCCTCCCTGGTTTGGGGCATGATCCCGTCATCGGCGGCAACCACCAGAACAGCGATATCCGCTCCCTGGGCGCCGCGCGCACGCATGGCGGTGAACGCCTGATGCCCCGGTGTGTCCAGAAAAGTAATCGGGCGTCCGTTATGTTCGACCTGGTACGCGGCGATGTGCTGTGTGATTCCACCCACCTCGCCTTCGGCGACGTTCGTCTCCCGGATGGCGTCCAGCAAAGTCGTCTTCCCGTGATCCACGTGGCCGAGCATGGTCACGACGGGCGCCCGGTCGACCAACGCTTCGGGATCCTCGTCGTCGATCATGCGCCGCCAATCCGGCACCTGTGATTCATCAGCGGCTTCTTCATGATCTGCGCTGATCATCTGCTGCGCTTCGAAGCCGAATTCTTCCAATAAAATCGCTGCAGTATCGAAATCGATTTGCTGGTTGATGTTCGCCATTACCCCATTGGCCATCAATTGCTTGATGACCTCAATGGGACTGACTTCAATCTCCGTCGCAAGATCGCGAATTGTAATATTGGAGGGGATTTCTACTACCTTATGGCCATTCTCACTCATCATAAACCTCCCGCACGAGCCTCTTCGGCTGCGAAAGGCGAGCGGCCGATAAGGCTAGGGGAATAATATACTTCGTTTAATTTGCGCCTTGGCGTAACCAGGCTGCTGGCTCGCCTCAGCCATTTTGCTCTTTCACCAAACCATCCATGAAAGCCGTCAACTCCTGCCGGGTTTCCGGTGTGATTTCTGTATTGAGGGCTTTCGCTAACG from Anaerolineales bacterium carries:
- the era gene encoding GTPase Era — translated: MDLPEGYKSGFVAVAGRPNVGKSTLINAYLGQMVAAVSPKPQTTQRRQLGIFTTENAQVIFVDTPGIHEPLHRLGERMNSEAESSLEDSDLILVIFSLRVPPTADDRRVAQHIQKYRKKKPVLSALNKMDLLEADELSERIKTFEALLPDVEMIPVSATLGDNRERLLDRIIALLPEGPQYYPQEQITDLYEREIAVDLIRAAALQNLRNEVPHAIAVRIDEYKDRNDHGAYIEATLFVERESQKGIVIGKGGSMLKVIGSSARKEIEALTGRKVFLKLRVKVLRGWRNDPNALKRFQYGNDQK
- a CDS encoding site-specific DNA-methyltransferase; this translates as MAKRKKKGTRTSTFGAPGRISHDSSPFYNSRLYEGQNNNQEIEYVENEIPPEQLDRIYLQSSEDMSALPDNSVHLMVTSPPYNVQKEYDRDLTLEEYLGLLRRVFREVNRLLVPGGRACVNIANLGRKPYIPLHVYVIHDMLELGYLMRGEIIWDKAASASTSTAWGSWLSASNPVLRDVHEYILVFSKQTFSRPGKDRESTIERDEFLSFTKSVWTFPAESARAVGHPAPFPEELPRRLIQLYTFEGDVVLDPFCGSGTTCVAAKNTGRHFLGYEINAEYVQKAEERLKA
- a CDS encoding lysoplasmalogenase, which translates into the protein MWMLLTSACIAIVDWIAVARQNRTLEIVAKPATLLALCVWFGSYPAARSSTVGVLFLLGLVFSLLGDIFLLFPGVHFLKGLIAFLLAHLLYIAAFNSTGPILTLPAILLAVPIVIAALLILRRLIASLKEHGNEAMIVPVSVYALVLSLTLWSASTTLFRNDWSLRAGTLAAAGGVLFFVSDASIAWNRFVGPHWGGRLFEIVTYHLAQIGLAAGILISIGALG
- a CDS encoding FAD-dependent thymidylate synthase; translated protein: MPEDLQRRIYLLSPKRLSPETIAVAFAKTSRSPLSFQEIAEELSDEQSAEFHEKWVVGYGHGSVAEHAVLHIAFENVSRLAIECIESNRLASYTEKSTRYQQWQPGGYHWPAAFHSGSNASKYRETCDALFEAYRQSLEPARRIVREQHPPRENESDEAWDRRIRSKYVDSCRFLLPSAAFANLGMTVNARVLEHALRKMLSHPLTEVREIGEAVKAVAQEEVPTLVKYASEVPYRVETERDLTQRAVELEHSPAEESVVLTTYDSEGELRVLAAALYEHSGSSFEAAEAAVRSMSAKERRGLAEAILGRMDKFDAPLRALEHAVYTFDIVLDQGAYFELKRHRMMTQTPQRLTPDLGYAVPRLIADAGFEDTYCESMEKAANAYRSLADENLYAASYIVPNGFNRRVLCTLNLREVFHLCELRARPNAHFSMRRIALLVAEKVRQVHPLLAGFLRMPQNVDGRSIESEYFLKS
- a CDS encoding bifunctional riboflavin kinase/FAD synthetase; the encoded protein is MQHLHDIHSLHLPGCGLTIGAFDGVHVGHQALIRAMVSDAHDRDLPAVVLTFYPHPSVVLRSRSPSFYITLPDEKADLIGALGVDYVVTQRFDRALSRVSARDFLDLLHRQLSFKRLWIGEDFTLGRDRTGNRAYLESVSSEYAFEVKIFPPFTLNGETVRSSIVRQALLSGEVARVAHYLGRIFVLPGDVVQGVGRGRELGIPTANLQIQEERAYPGSGVYACTVEYDGKRRPAVTNIGVRPTFESEPVPPTVETHILDFNGDLYGQHLRVGFVERLRAERRFASPDDLIQQIKDDIRRARSILEPTLEGENA
- the truB gene encoding tRNA pseudouridine(55) synthase TruB — translated: MSVFGLLIVDKPVGPTSHKIVSLVRRGMGIRKVGHAGTLDPRASGVLVLCLGAATRLSEYLSTSSKRYEAVVRFGSSTETYDSEGPVVRETGKVPKRAEIEAALDDFRGEIEQVPPPFSAIKIRGKKAYELARKGKEVDLEPRQVTIHHIDIVSYKPPDVVLDVECTAGTYIRSLANDLGEKLSCGAHLAKLQRTKAGPFTLEDAIPLPKLEVGFLTGKWEQYVRPAADALPDVPIVNVEGEDLEKILFGHRIEAKSEATGIARAIGPDGDLVAILEAVEDGKEWHPRKVFPR
- a CDS encoding bifunctional oligoribonuclease/PAP phosphatase NrnA; amino-acid sequence: MKSEILKAGRLIEAKDDFVIVGHIRPDGDAVGSLLALSRSLRQMGKRATPILVDGVPQTLNFIANTDEIRTEFPADYGALIAVDVSDLGRLGIDEAALKGQPDLNIDHHPTNTDFAAINIVQPTAAATTQVLYDFLLELDLPLDAQIATHLMLGLVTDTIGFRTSNVTAKTLRVAAALIEYGAELTEVYQNSLNRRTFAAARYWGQGLSRLERHDGVIITSLSLEDRHIAGYPGIDDADLINVLSTIEGAKIAVLLVEQEGGSVKISWRSKDDVNVAELATSFGGGGHHQAAGAIISGELGTVKRNVLSASLGALNGVMELDK
- the rbfA gene encoding 30S ribosome-binding factor RbfA, which produces MVSQARARRIGDRIREELAVLMQREMSDPRLSMVTVTAADVDRELTYATIYVTAIGSDDRRDEVLHALEGASGYIRKQLSGRIRLRQFPKLRFRWDASQTRGARIDELLDMLDHEKGDDGDMSEV
- the infB gene encoding translation initiation factor IF-2; the protein is MSENGHKVVEIPSNITIRDLATEIEVSPIEVIKQLMANGVMANINQQIDFDTAAILLEEFGFEAQQMISADHEEAADESQVPDWRRMIDDEDPEALVDRAPVVTMLGHVDHGKTTLLDAIRETNVAEGEVGGITQHIAAYQVEHNGRPITFLDTPGHQAFTAMRARGAQGADIAVLVVAADDGIMPQTREALAHARAARVPILVALNKIDRDSANLDRVKQELADVGLQPDDWEGDTMVVPVSAKLRSGIEDLLEAILLVADATEIKANPNGKTLGTVIEGELDKSKGVVATLLVQNGTLRVGDFIAVGTSCGRIRAMFDYQGNAVEEAPPSTPVSILGLSDVPMAGELFTVYESEREARNATLDRKMAEEERKSKPPAMSLEQIFDAFQAGEAQELRLVIKADVQGSLEPITNSLRELSAGDIQVNVLHADTGNISESDIMLATASDAIVIGFNVAPDQAAKRAAEVEGIDIRLYDIIYRLTEDIEKALKGMLEPEKRVVVIGRADVRQVFRIPKLGNIAGCVVSKGVIRRNANIRVRRGDEVLYEGPVTSLKHGKDDEREIREGFECGIGVKGFDDFKEGDILECFTEETVAVE